One Chaetodon auriga isolate fChaAug3 chromosome 14, fChaAug3.hap1, whole genome shotgun sequence genomic window carries:
- the pacc1 gene encoding proton-activated chloride channel: MLRKENSRSYQAFNDDDDDEGDTPSPDYFDDATEHLEPSEPNDSISQEDDIRGSSPSMRVSKACLKNVFTVVLIFIYLLLTAVAVFLAYQTISEFLDKLNHPVMSVTYKEVDVFSPPGIALYPGKAKLLSCRHHYHDNIPPLVDPGKPQKGDCLIKEVSYFGPFANETEKRALVVRGPSDVRNKELIFMQFSHNETEEDFSAITYMLFAKFSDLTESANMSEFMRDCERNYSMWTFSGGFRTWVKMSLVRTSGKNSEAVEFRQESAVVKFNDKRPESEKSNQLFFAVFEWRDPFLQEIRLIVTANPWSSVAILCGVFMALFKAANFAKLTIQWIIRMRKRHLRNKARELNQITEN, translated from the exons ATGCTGAGGAAAGAAAACTCCCGCTCATACCAAGCG TTCaacgatgatgacgatgatgaaggtGACACACCCTCTCCAGACTACTTTGACGATGCCACTGAACACCTGGAGCCCAGCGAGCCCAACGACAGCATCTCACAAG AGGATGACATCAGGGGAAGCAGTCCATCGATGAGGGTCAGCAAAGCCTGCCTGAAGAATGTCTTCACCGTGGTGCTCATCTTCATCTACCTGCTGCTGACTGCGGTGGCCGTGTTCCTGGCCTACCAGACCATCTCTGAGTTCCTGGACAAGCTCAACCACCCTGTGATGTCCGTCACCTACAAGGAGGTTGACGTGTTTTCACCCCCGG GTATCGCTCTGTACCCCGGCAAAGCTAAGCTGTTGAGCTGCAGACATCACTACCACGACAACATCCCGCCTTTGGTGGACCCAGGCAAGCCTCAGAAAGGAGACTGTCTGATTAAAGAAGTGTCGTACTTTGGGCCGTTTGCCAATGAAACAGAG AAAAGAGCTCTGGTGGTCCGAGGCCCCTCTGACGTCAGAAACAAAGAGCTGATCTTCATGCAGTTCAGCCACAATGAAACAGAAGAGGACTTCAGCGCCATCACTTACATGCTTTTCGCCAAGTTTAGCGACTTGACTGAGAG TGCAAATATGTCCGAGTTTATGAGGGACTGCGAGAGGAATTACTCCATGTGGACCTTCTCCGGAGGATTCAGGACCTGGGTCAAGATGTCCCTAGTGAGGACGTCGGggaaaaacagtgaagctgtcgAGTTTCGGCAAGAG TCTGCTGTGGTGAAATTCAACGACAAAAGGCCTGAATCTGAGAAAAGCAATCAGCtcttctttgctgtctttgAGTGGCGGGATCCTTTTCTGCAAGAAATCAGACTG ATCGTGACTGCAAATCCCTGGAGCTCTGTGGCCATTCTCTGTGGCGTCTTCATGGCTCTCTTCAAGGCCGCTAATTTTGCCAAACTCACCATTCAGTGGATCATCAGGATGCGTAAGAGGCACCTGAGGAATAAAGCACGAGAGCTGAACCAAATAACCGAGAACTGA
- the nenf gene encoding neudesin has protein sequence MAQFPHQTRPNNNRTMATARICVLFVVLSTTLAEDVKLKYKPSTKPVRLFTEEELKRYDGSQEGQPIYMAIKGVVFDVTKGKEFYGKDAPYNALVGKDSTRAVAKMSLDPADLTSDTTGLTEEQLDSLDSVFEGTYKAKYPIVGYTASRILAEDGSPNKDFKPEDQPHFQIKDEF, from the exons ATGGCACAGTTTCCGCATCAAACTCGTCCAAACAACAATCGTACCATGGCAACGGCGCGGATTTGTGTCCTGTTTGTTGTCCTCTCTACGACTCTAGCAGAAGACGTTAAACTAAAGTACAAACCATCCACCAAACCTGTCCGATTATTCAccgaggaggagctgaagagatACGACGGCAGCCAG GAGGGACAGCCTATTTACATGGCAATAAAAGGGGTAGTGTTCGATGTCACCAAAGgaaaag AGTTTTATGGAAAAGATGCTCCGTACAACGCCCTGGTTGGTAAAGACTCCACTCGGGCTGTGGCCAAGATGTCCCTGGACCCGGCAGACCTGACATCAGATACT ACGGGCCTCACTGAAGAGCAGCTGGACTCTCTGGATAGCGTATTTGAAGGCACGTACAAAGCAAAGTATCCCATTGTGGGTTACACGGCATCACGCATCCTCGCCGAGGACGGAAGTCCCAACAAAGACTTCAAACCAGAGGACCAGCCCCACTTTCAGATCAAAGATGAGTTTTAA
- the ezra gene encoding ezrin a, whose amino-acid sequence MPKTVSVRITTMDAELEFSIHPTTTGMQLFDQVSRTIGLREIWFFGLQFVDTKGFQTWLNADKKVMVQDVKKESPLRFKLRVRFYPEDVVDELIQDVTRRLFFLQVKEDILSEEVYCPPETAVLLASYALQAKYGEYNKLVNHQGYMSSERLLPKRVLQQHKLSKDQWEERIQVWHKEHRSMLKEEAMIEYLKIAQDLEMYGINYFEIKNKKGTELWLGVDALGLNIYEKKDKLTPKIGFPWSEIRNISFNDKKFLIKPVDRKSNDFIFYAPQLRVNKGILQLCMGNHEMYTRRRKPDTIEVQQMKAQAKEERLQKKIERDQLESEKRRREMMEKEKEDMEREKQELMMKLYQFEETKKKAERDLQEQLDRAMRLEEERRRVEQEAARLEAERMEAIIAKEELARQAEDQIKSQEQLALELAEYGAKIAVLEEAKRVKEEEAESWHSKAREVEENLIRTKEELHVVMTASNSVPAAAPASASASASASSSSSSSSDSESDHEHSEENSTYSAELQTQDINDHHEEEERLTEAKKNERLQRQLMELSSELAQSHDDNKRTHNDVLHAENIRAGRDKYKTLRQIRQGNTKQRIDEFEAL is encoded by the exons ATGCCCAAAACG GTCAGCGTGCGCATCACCACTATGGATGCGGAGCTGGAGTTTTCCATCCACCCAACCACCACAGGGATGCAGCTCTTTGACCAG GTTTCCAGGACCATCGGACTGCGTGAGATTTGGTTCTTCGGGCTGCAGTTTGTGGACACCAAAGGATTCCAAACATGGCTGAACGCTGACAAGAAG GTGATGGTCCAGGATGTGAAGAAGGAGTCTCCCCTGCGGTTCAAGCTGAGGGTCAGGTTCTACCCCGAGGACGTGGTCGACGAGCTGATCCAGGACGTCACCCGGAGGCTCTTCTTCTTGCAGGTGAAGGAGGACATTCTGTCAGAGGAGGTGTACTGCCCTCCAGAGACCGCTGTGCTGCTGGCCTCTTACGCCCTCCAGGCCAAATACGGAGAGTACAACAAGTTGGTGAATCATCAAGGGTACATGTCCTCCGAGCGCCTGCTGCCCAAGAG AGTGCTGCAACAACACAAGCTGTCCAAGGATCAGTGGGAAGAGAGAATCCAGGTTTGGCACAAGGAGCACAGGTCAATGCTGAA GGAAGAGGCCATGATCGAGTACCTGAAGATCGCTCAGGACCTGGAAATGTACGGCATCAACTACTTTGAGATCAAGAACAAGAAGGGCACGGAGCTGTGGCTCGGAGTCGACGCTCTGGGACTGAACATCTATGAGAAGAAAGACAA GCTGACTCCAAAGATTGGATTCCCCTGGAGTGAAATTAGAAACATTTCTTTCAATGATAAGAAATTTCTCATCAAGCCCGTAGATAGGAAATCTAAT GACTTCATATTCTACGCCCCGCAACTGCGAGTCAACAAGGGCATCCTGCAGCTGTGCATGGGCAACCACGAGATGTACACGCGCCGCCGCAAGCCCGACACCATCGAGGTTCAGCAGATGAAGGCTCAGGCCaaagaggagaggctgcagaagAAGATCGAGAG GGACCAGCTGGAGAgcgagaagaggaggagggagatgatggagaaagagaaggaggacatggagagagaaaagcaggagcTGATGATGAAGCTCTACCAGTTTGAGGAGAcgaaaaagaaagcagagagag ATCTTCAGGAGCAGCTGGACAGGGCCatgaggctggaggaggagaggaggagggtggagcaGGAGGCGGCCCGGCTGGAGGCTGAGAGGATGGAGGCCATAATAGCCAAGGAGGAGCTGGCCAGGCAAGCTGAGGACCAGATAAAGAGCCAGGAGCAGCTG GCTCTGGAGTTGGCCGAGTACGGCGCCAAGATCGCTGTGCTGGAGGAGGCCAAGCGAGTCAAGGAAGAAGAGGCTGAGTCATGGCACAGCAAG GCCAGAGAAGTGGAGGAGAATCTGATAAGGACAAAGGAGGAGCTGCACGTTGTGATGACCGCTAGCAATTCAGTTCCCGCCGCCGCTCCCGCCTCCGCCTCCGCCTccgcctccgcctcctcctcctcctcctcctcctcggacAGCGAGAGCGACCACGAGCACAGCGAAGAGAACAGCACCTACAGCGCCGAGCTGCAGACGCAGGACATCAACGACCAccacgaggaggaggagcgacTCACCGAGGCCAAGAAGAACGAGCGCCTGCAGAGGCAGCTGATG GAGCTGAGCTCAGAGCTGGCCCAATCCCACGACGACAACAAGAGGACCCACAACGACGTGCTCCACGCCGAGAACATCCGAGCCGGCCGCGACAAGTACAAGACCCTGCGTCAGATCCGTCAGGGCAACACCAAGCAGAGGATCGATGAGTTCGAGGCCTTGTAG
- the kcnk3b gene encoding potassium channel subfamily K member 3 has product MKRQNARTLALIISILTYLVVGAAVFETLESKQEKSHKRKLDARKYELMRKYNLTKENFEELEHVVLHLKPHKAGVQWKFAGSFYFAITVITTIGYGHAAPSTDSGKVFCMFYALLGIPLTLVMFQSLGERINTFVRYLLHQAKKCLGMRQTEVSMANMVTVGFFSCMSTLCVGAVAFSHCEGWSFLHAFYYCFITLTTIGFGDYVALQRDNALQNDPRYVAFCFVYILMGLTVIGAFLNLVVLRFLTMNTEDERRDAKQRALMTVSKPRGEVARLIPVSASTSSTPVAEDATKAKDLKGVYTEVLHFQTICSCLWYRSKEKLQGSIPTMIPQELTFSDAYLQQNSDCPHYVEPLSTGCVCSPRQCSSISSITTGLHILSPFRVFKRRSSV; this is encoded by the exons ATGAAGAGACAAAACGCCAGGACTCTCGCCCTCATCATAAGCATCCTCACCTACCTGGTGGTCGGAGCGGCCGTGTTCGAGACCCTGGAGTCGAAACAGGAGAAAAGTCACAAGAGGAAGCTCGACGCCAGAAAGTACGAACTCATGCGCAAATACAACTTGACCAAAGAGAACTTCGAGGAGCTGGAGCACGTCGTGCTGCACCTCAAACCTCACAAAGCGGGGGTCCAGTGGAAATTTGCTGGGTCCTTTTACTTCGCCATCACTGTGATTACGACAATAG GTTACGGCCATGCGGCGCCCAGCACCGACTCAGGGAAGGTGTTCTGCATGTTCTACGCCCTCCTGGGGATCCCGCTCACCCTGGTCATGTTCCAGAGCCTGGGTGAGCGGATCAACACGTTCGTCAGGTACCTGCTGCACCAAGCCAAGAAGTGCCTGGGAATGCGTCAGACCGAGGTCTCCATGGCAAACATGGTGACGGTGGGCTTCTTCTCCTGCATGAGCACCCTGTGCGTGGGGGCCGTGGCGTTCTCCCACTGCGAGGGATGGAGCTTCCTCCACGCCTTTTACTACTGCTTCATCACGCTCACCACGATTGGGTTTGGAGACTACGTGGCTCTGCAGAGGGACAACGCGCTGCAGAATGACCCTCGGTACGTGGCTTTCTGCTTCGTGTACATCCTGATGGGCCTGACGGTGATCGGGGCGTTCCTGAACCTGGTGGTGCTTCGCTTCCTGACCATGAACACCGAGGACGAGCGGAGGGACGCCAAGCAGAGGGCCTTGATGACTGTCAGTAAGCCCAGAGGAGAGGTGGCTCGTCTGATACCCGTCTCAGCCTCAACCTCCTCCACACCCGTAGCAGAAGACGCCACAAAGGCTAAAGATTTAAAAGGTGTCTACACCGAGGTGCTGCATTTCCAGACTATATGCTCCTGCTTGTGGTACAGGAGCAAGGAGAAGCTGCAGGGCTCCATACCCACCATGATCCCTCAGGAGCTGACGTTCTCCGATGCCTACTTGCAGCAGAACAGCGACTGTCCTCACTACGTGGAGCCTTTATCGACAGGCTGCGTTTGCAGTCCACGTCAGTGTTCGAGCATAAGCTCCATAACAACGGGCCTACACATTCTCTCTCCGTTCAGGGTGTTTAAGAGACGCAGCTCCGTCTAG